GCGTTAGATCACCCGAACCTTCTCGGATAACGACCGGAGCATCTTCGGTTAAATCAATCACGGTTGTCGGTTGTTGCCCTAAATAACCACCGTGAATGATTAGATCGACCCTATGCTCTAATTGCATACGAATTTCATCAGGGTCAGATTCCGTCATTTCCGTATCAGGCAACATCAACGAGCAAGAAAGAATTGGCTCTCCGAGTGCCGCAATTAATGCCAACGCAATTGTATTATTCGGCACACGAATTCCTACCGTTTTACGCTTTGTCATCAATCTGCGAGGCAACTCTTTGGTTGCCGGCAGAATAAAAGTATAAGGGTTTGGTGTATTGTTTTTAATTAAGCGATAGGCTTGATTATTCACTAACGCATAGATAGAAAGTTCAGATAGATCACTACAAACTAAGGTGAAATTATGATTTTCCGGCAATTTACGAATTGCGACAATTCTATCCATTGCGTGCTTATCGCCCATCGCACAACCTAAGGCGTAACCTGAATCGGTTGGATAAACAATCACGCCACCATTTTTAATAATTTCTACCGCTTGATTAATTAACCGTTGCTGTGGATTATCGGGGTGGATATAGAAAAATTGGGTCATCGCTTTCAAGCCTTTAGCTTTATAAAAATTGAGCTAATTATACACCAATATGCCCGAAGCTCTATAAATATCTACAATAATTGCTTGACTTATACCTTTTGTACTAGTTTAATAGTGCAAAATAAATTTCTATAGGAATGTGCAATGTCTTACTTAACCATTACTCAAACAGAGCTTCCTTACTTTTCAGATACAACCCATATTTACTATGCGTTATGTGGCGAACGCCTACATACTTTATTATTAGATTCAGCCGAAATTCAGAGCAAAAACAGTTTAAAGAGTTTGTTATTTGCAAAATCTGCTGTGCATATTTTTTGTGAAGAACAACAAGTTACATTTCACGCCTTAACCCAAAACGGCAAGGCAGTATTGCCATTGATTGAAAAAGCGTTAAACCAACTTTCACCAGCCCCAATTTGCAAAATGTTGGCAGAAAATGACCGCTTGCAAGCAACATTTCCAACCATCAGTAACCATTTAGATGAAGACAGTAAACTCAAAACCACTACCGTGTTTGATGGTTTACGTAGCGTAAGCCAATTATTTTCGAGTTCAACATCGCCTGTCTATTTAGGTGGTTTATTTAGCTACGATTTGGTGGCGAATTTTATTCCAATGGAAAATATCAGTCTGCAAGATGATGGTTTAAGTTGCCCTGATTACAGTTTCTATTTGGCAGAACAGCTCGTTACTATCGATCATCAAACAGAAAAAGCCGTGCTAAATACGTTTTGTTTTGAGCCAAGCGAGCAAGCTAACCTTCAACAACAAGCGGTCGAATTTTCCCAAAAACTTGCAAATCTCTC
The sequence above is a segment of the Mannheimia bovis genome. Coding sequences within it:
- a CDS encoding L-threonylcarbamoyladenylate synthase, which gives rise to MTQFFYIHPDNPQQRLINQAVEIIKNGGVIVYPTDSGYALGCAMGDKHAMDRIVAIRKLPENHNFTLVCSDLSELSIYALVNNQAYRLIKNNTPNPYTFILPATKELPRRLMTKRKTVGIRVPNNTIALALIAALGEPILSCSLMLPDTEMTESDPDEIRMQLEHRVDLIIHGGYLGQQPTTVIDLTEDAPVVIREGSGDLTPFN